The following are encoded in a window of Massilia sp. R2A-15 genomic DNA:
- the ppnN gene encoding nucleotide 5'-monophosphate nucleosidase PpnN gives MDHHDVVDTLISPEGRLEVLSKAEVAKLLDTSQGGLYQIFRNCALAVLNCGSSIDDGKELLERYKSFDISIVQRERGIKLDIKSAPAIAFVDGKMIKGIHEHLFAVLRDIVFVSNEVTDNPNFDMTRSDGITDSVFHILRNANVLKPQRNPNLVVCWGGHSINRVEYNYSKEVGYQMGLRDLDICTGCGPGAMKGPMKGATIGHAKQRLTGGRYLGISEPGIIAAESPNPIVNDLVIMPDIEKRLEAFVRTGHGIIVFPGGAGTAEEILYILGILLHPDNAEIPYPLIFTGPETARDYFRQIDSFIGTTLGAAAQKRYKIIVDDPEAVAREMQMAIKEVREFRKSRSDAYYFNWLLKIDQEFQRPFKPTHENMRSLSLHKNQETHLLAANLRRAFSGVVAGNVKNEGIRAIEKYGHFEIHGDPAIMGPMDSLLSSFVAQSRMKLPGKTYVPCYRVIQ, from the coding sequence ATGGACCACCACGACGTTGTCGATACCCTGATTTCGCCGGAAGGCCGGCTGGAAGTTTTGTCCAAAGCGGAAGTGGCCAAACTGCTCGATACCAGCCAGGGCGGCCTGTATCAGATCTTTCGCAATTGCGCGCTCGCGGTGCTGAACTGCGGCAGCTCGATCGACGACGGCAAGGAACTGCTGGAACGGTATAAATCGTTCGATATCAGCATCGTCCAGCGCGAACGCGGGATCAAGCTCGATATCAAAAGCGCACCGGCGATCGCCTTCGTCGATGGCAAAATGATCAAGGGTATTCACGAGCACCTGTTTGCGGTGCTGCGCGATATTGTCTTCGTCAGCAACGAGGTGACCGACAACCCGAATTTCGACATGACCCGTTCGGACGGCATTACCGATTCGGTGTTTCATATCCTGCGCAATGCGAATGTGCTCAAACCGCAGCGCAATCCGAACCTGGTGGTGTGCTGGGGCGGCCATTCGATCAACCGCGTGGAATACAATTATTCGAAGGAGGTCGGCTACCAGATGGGGCTGCGCGACCTCGATATCTGCACCGGCTGTGGCCCGGGCGCGATGAAGGGGCCGATGAAGGGGGCCACCATAGGCCACGCGAAGCAGCGGCTGACCGGCGGGCGCTATCTCGGAATTTCGGAGCCGGGCATTATCGCGGCAGAATCGCCAAATCCGATCGTCAACGACCTGGTGATCATGCCCGATATCGAAAAGCGGCTGGAAGCGTTTGTCCGCACCGGCCACGGGATTATCGTATTTCCGGGCGGCGCCGGCACCGCGGAGGAGATTCTTTATATCCTCGGCATCCTGCTGCATCCGGATAACGCGGAGATTCCGTATCCGCTGATTTTTACCGGGCCGGAAACCGCGCGCGATTATTTCAGGCAGATCGATTCATTCATCGGCACCACGCTTGGCGCCGCGGCGCAGAAGCGCTACAAGATCATCGTCGACGATCCGGAAGCGGTGGCGCGCGAAATGCAGATGGCAATCAAGGAAGTGCGCGAATTCCGCAAATCGCGCAGCGACGCGTATTACTTCAACTGGCTGCTGAAAATCGACCAGGAATTCCAGCGCCCATTCAAGCCGACGCATGAAAACATGCGCAGCCTGAGCCTGCACAAGAATCAGGAAACACACCTGCTGGCGGCCAATTTGCGGCGCGCGTTTTCAGGCGTGGTCGCGGGTAACGTCAAGAACGAGGGGATTCGCGCGATCGAGAAATATGGCCACTTCGAGATTCACGGCGATCCGGCGATCATGGGGCCGATGGATTCGCTGCTGTCGTCGTTCGTCGCGCAAAGCCGGATGAAACTGCCGGGCAAGACGTATGTGCCTTGCTATCGGGTGATACAGTAG